The region TCAGCAGAAAGGCCTCTTCGTAGCCAAGCTTCTGGTAGAACTCGCGCGCGGCATCGAGCGAACGCACACGCATCGCGATATGCGCAATTCCCGCCAGCGGAGGAGCCTGCTGCGCCCGTGCAAGCGGCGACAGAAGAGAGAGGACGACTGCTGCAAGGCTGAAGCGGAAAGCGCGGACGAATCGGGGCATCAGTGAGATTCCTGGAACCAGAGTCTTGGAGTCGTCTCCATTCTGGCGCAATCATTTGGATTCGTCATTCTGAGCGCAGCGACGAATCCCTGTATTTCTGCCCGTAACCCCCTGAATGCTACAGGAAATACCGGGATCCTTATTCTGCGCAAAACTCCGGATCAGAATGACGACTTCTTAACGACTATACCCGCGCCTTGCAGTTACCATCGGCGGTCTGGTTATTTCGTCAGCTTCAGCAGCACGGCGCCGTGGCGCGGGATCGTGAAGACGTCGGTGTCCTTGATGACGCCAAGGTCCTTATGGGACCACAGATCGCGGGCATGGGCTGTTCCCGATCCGAAGCCGGCGTCCTTCAGGTGCAGCGTAAGGCCGTGCATGTTGTGCTGATCGTGCGAGACGTTGAAGATGGCCAGCGCAACCGAGCCGTCCGACAGCGGACGCGACCAGATCTCGATCTGATCGCCCGCCCACAGGCGATCGCCCTGCCGGCCCAGCTTGTCCTGATCGATGGCGATGACCTCCTTGTTGGTCAGGATGGAGCGCACATCGTCAGACATCTCCGTAAGGTTATTGCCTGCCATCAGCGGAGCTGCGAGCATGGCCCAGAAGGTCATATGGGTGACGTTCTCCTCGTGTGTCAGCTTGCCGTTGCCCACCTCCAGCATGTCGGGATCGTTCCAGTGGCCGGGACCGGCATACTTCGAAAGCCCCGCCTGGTTCAGCGCAATCAGCATCATGCTGCCGTACTGGGCCCTGATGTCATCGGTGGTCCGCCACAGGTTGCCGCCAACCTTGGGAGCCCACTGCCACGACTGATCGAAGCCATACTGGCACAGGCTGTAGACGATGGGGCGCCCTGTCTTCAGAATCGCCTGGTGCATCTTCTCGTAGGCGTCGATCATCATCTTGTTCTGCGCGGGAACATCGTTGGGATGCTCTTCCTGCATGTTCTTGCGGAAGCTGCAGAGGTCATACTTCAGGTAGTCGATGCCCCACTCCGCGTACATCTTCGCGTCCTGCTCCTCATGGCCCAGCGATCCCTCGTAGTGCGCGCAGGTCTGCGGTCCGGGCGAAGAGTAGATTCCGATCTTCAGTCCCTTGGAATGCACGTAGTCGGCCAGCGCCTTCATGTCAGGGAACTTCTCGTTGGGGTGGAGGACGCCGTTCGCATCGCGCTTGCCCTGCCAGGTGTCGTCGATGTTGACGTAGACGTATCCCGCATCGCGCATGCCGCTTGAGACCATCAGGTCGGCAGCCTTGCGGATATCGGCATCGGTAACCTTGCCGGCAAACCAGTTCCAGCTGTTCCATCCCATAGGCGGTGTCGCGGCCAGCTGTTGGGCGGTGGCCGGCAGCGAGACGGCGAGAAGAGCGACTACAAAAACAAGACAGCGGCGCATGCGTAAGGTTCCTCCTGAAATTGTGAAGAAGTTTATAAGATTGATTTGAACCCTGCTTGTCAATTGCAGATGCCCCGGTTGCGTACAGACGAAAGTCATCGCCGCAGCGAAATGACGCAGCATCGAGATTGCAGGGGATATGCTCGGGTGCGCAGCCTCCTGAAGAGAGGCGCCCGGCCTCTTCGGGGTAAACAGCCTCGACGCAATCGAAGACAGCAGCATCGAGCCTCCGTTTCTATCGATTGCACAGGAGATAGTTCCCGCCGCTCTCTGCCACAACTTTGAAAGCCCCGTCCAGCAGCGTCTTCAGGTGCTGCATGTCGCTCCCATAGGCCAGCAGATAGGTTCGCTGCGGGCTCATCCAGTGCGCCTTAAGCTCTGCATCGCCAATAAATATCTGCTTCGCACCGGGAGCATAACTTCCATACTCAAGATTCGCGCTCCTTCCGTTCCATAACAGCGCCGTCCTGTTCGTATAAAAGAACGTTGCTGAGAAGGCATAGTACGCATCGCCCTCAATCAGATCACCCTGGGGCGCACGCTCCAGCGCCTCCACCAGCCGATAGGAGCTCAGGTAGGGATCGAACGTAACCAACGCCAGCCTTGCCGCCTGCAAGAACGCGAGCATCATCAGAACCAGCACCGCAACCGTCGCGCCCGTCCTGCGGACGTGTAGCAGGCCGGCCACCCCAATAAGCAGACCGCATCCTGCCACCGCCAGCGGAAGCCGCAGGTAAGCGAACGCCTTCAGCGTAAGGTCACTCATGTGTCCGAGCGACAACGTGTACATCTCCGGATTCTGTGTCAACGCGGCTGAGATATCCCCGGGCGTTGCGACCCTGGCCGTATAAACCAGCAGAAATACAATGGCCGCAAGGCAAAGGCTCAACACGCCCGCGAGCACCATCCGGGCCACGCGTGGGTACCTTTCTCTCATCGCCAGGTGGCTTCCCAGCAGCATCGCCAGCGCCGGGTAGATCGGCAGCGAGTAATACTCCTGCGTCGTCGACAGCGTAAAGAAGCACAGGATAAACAGCACCCATACCAGGCACAGCAGCCTCACCTGCGCCTCGCGCGTGCTCATCTCTGTCCGATGCACCCAGCCGCGCTTCAGGGCGACCGGCAGTGTCAGCGAAAACGGAAACAGCCAGGCAAAGTGCAGAAGCCAGAACCACACGCGCGGAACCGTGTTGTAGTCCCGCGGATAGCGCAGGTTCAGAAAACGGAACAGGTGCTCGTTGAAGAAGTAGAACCAGAAGAAGCCGTGATACTCCCCCGGGCTCGAGTGCATGGTGAAGTCGAAATACGGCGGATTCCGAAGCGTCGCAAGCACATGCCATGGAGCTGCGATCAGCAGCACGATCGCGAGCCCGCTCAACGGCCGCAACCGCTTCCAAAGCTCACATGGGCTGTGCTGCCGCAAAATGGCGAGATAGATTCCGCCGATAAACACCGGAAATACGGCAGCCACCAACCCCTTCAGCAGCAGACCGCACGCCAGACTTAAATACATCGTCAGAAACCATAGTCCCGGCCGCCGCTCTTCCGCATCCAGCAGGCGGAGCATCGACCACAACGCCAGCGTAATCGTCAGGACCAGCGCGGCATCAGGAATCAGGATGCGCGTAAACAGAAACATTCCCACGCAGGTCGCCAGAATGACACCGGCGTAGATCGCCGCGCGCCTTCCAAACGCCCATAGGGCAAAACGCGCCGTCACCCAGCACAGCGCAATGTTGAGGAAGGCCAGTGGCAGCCGCGCCGCCCAGTCGTGCACGCCGAAGATCCGGTACGAGCCCGCCATGATCCAGTAGATCAGCGGCGACTTTTCGAGATAGGCGATACCGTCCAGCCGCGCCGTCACCCAGTCGCCGCTCTCCAGCATGTTGCGCGCAATCTGCGCCTGTACCGCGTCCACGTCGTCCATCAGGTGCGGCGGGCTAAACACCATGGGAAGAAAGGCGCAGCACGCAACCAGAAGAACGATCGTGTCTACGCGGAGACGGCTGAAAAGTCGAGTGAGGTAAGCTCCGGGGCCGGAGGCTCCTGGTTGCACTGGATCCCCCATTGTTTGATCCACAGAAACAGCATCAGCATGCCCCATAAGTGATACCCGTAATTTGCCTTTCTTTCCATGTGCAGCCCGATCAGCGGTTCAAGGTAGGGCCACGAGACAACCCCGCTCTCCTCAACCGTCTTCCTGTCCAGAGTATCCAGCAAGAGCGGTTTCAGATGACCTCGCAACCAGTCGTGCACCGGGATATCGAGCCCCTGCTTCTTCTTCGCCAGAATGCTTTGGGGCAGCTTGTCTTTCATCAGCTTGCGCAGCAGCAGCTTCAGATTCCGGCCGCGGATACAGTAGTTCGCCGGCAGCGTCGCCGCAAACTCCACAATGCGATGATCCAGAAACGCCGGCCTCACCTCCAGAGAGTGAGCCATGCTCATACGGTCTACCTTCACCAGCAGGTTGTCCGGAAGATAGTACGCCTGGTCGAACGCCATGAAGCGCCGCACGTCTCCCTTCAGCGGAATGGTCGCCAATACCTTCAGCAGATGCGTGCTGTCCTGTACAACCATCAGGTCTCGCCGCTGCATCTGCGAAAACGTTCCGTTCCAGAAGACGTGTGAGCTGCGTTCATCCAGCAGTGTGCCTTGCAGAAACCGCTGCAACTTATAATCCAGCCCGATTTTCTTGTTCGAAGCGGGCAGCCGGTTCGCCGAGTGCAGCGACAGGCGGCGAAGCTCCCGGGGAACAAACCGCGCCCGGCGCGCATACGTGTCGGCAAGGTACGTAATGTAGCCGCCGAACAACTCATCGGCCCCCTCGCCGCTCAACGCTACGGTCACCTTCTCTGCCGAGATACGCGACAGGTGCCACACCGGGACAGCTCCCGCGTCGGCATTGGGTTCGTCCGCATAATACGCCATCTGGGTCACCGAATCCGGCGTTACGGTTGCGGGCCCCAGGTCCAGTTCGAAGTGCTCCGTCGAGTACCGCTGCGCCATCTCTCGCAGGTACGGCGCCTCGTTGAACTCCCGCCCATGGAACGTAATCGAAAAGGTCTTCAGCGCCGTGGAGCTATGCTGGCTCGCATAGTGAAGCAGGGTCGAAGAATCCATGCCCCCGCTCAACCACACGCCCACCGGAACATCGGCCGCCAGGTGCTCCTTCACCGACTCCGACAGCAGATAATCCAGCCGCTCCGCTGAATCCACAAGGCTGATGTGGGAGCATGGCTCCGCCCGGGCGACCTTCCAGTAGCTATGCTGTGAGATCTCGCCATCCTGCCAGGTCAAAAAGCATCCCGGCGTCAGCTTCCGTACAGCCTGCGCCAGCGTCCGGCCTCCGGGAACATAGTTCACTCCCAGGTAAGCATCCAGCGCCTCCACATCGATCTGCCGGGGAACTTCGGGATGACAGAATACCGCCTTCAGCTCCGAGCCGAAATAGATCTCGCCTCCCCGGAAGGCGTAATAGAGCGGCTTGATGCCCATGCGGTCCCGTGCAAGCACCAGGCGTCCGCGTGATTCCTGCCACACCGCAAAGCCGAACATTCCGCGCAGCTTCTCAATGCAGGCAGTGTCCCACTGCATAAAGGCGCGAAGAACCACCTCGGTGTCGCAGGTCGTCTGAAACGCATGACCGAGCGCTCTCAGCTCCCTGCGCAACTCGGCATGGTTGTAGATCTCGCCATTGAATACGAGCGCGTAGTCATTGTCCTCCGAACTGAGAGGTTGACCACCGGCAGCAGTGTCGATCACCCTGAGGCGTGTTGCGCCCAGGGATATGGCGGAACTCTGCCATGCACCCTGATCGTCAGGGCCACGGTGAAGGATGGAAGCAACCGCCTGGTAAATCCGTTCGGGCAGAAAGGGCCTGGTGGCATGGGTGAATCCGGCAATTCCACACATTCGAGGGAAGCCTTTTATTTTTTTCCAAATAATACCCGAAACTTTTTTCAGGAAGATGCATTTAAATAAGTTTGTGCCTTTTTTGCTTATGCACCTTTAACCCATAAAGCTTGGGTGACCCGGACGGCTTTCCTCCCCTTGTCTCCAGCCTCTGCTGGAGACCTTCTCCTTAATCGTTCACACCGCTAAGGATCCGGGTAAACTCCTGCTGGCTCTGAGAACTTCCGGCAGAATCATCGCCCCTTCGATTACGCAGATTTCCCAACGCTAACAAACGAGACGCCTGCATGATCCGCGATTGCTCGCCGGAGCGCGCCCCAGCAGCGCTCCAATCGAACAAAACGAATCACACAGGCGTCCCTGGTCTATCGATTTACCCGGCTTTTGCTTAGACCAGCTTGGCGTCCAGCGTAATCTCCGCCGCCTTCAGGACCTTCGATACCGGGCAGCCGATCTCGGCCTTGTGGGCCAGCTCGTCGAACTTCGCCTTGTCGATGTTCGGGATCTTCGAGGTGTTGGTCAGGTGAATCTTCGTGATCGTCGGGCCTTCGCCATGCAGGTCGAGCGTAACGACCGCCTTGGTCTCGATCGATTCGGGGTTGAAGCCCGCCTCGGTCAGCTGCGCGCTCAGAGCCATGGTAAAGCAGCCCGCATGCGCAGCGGCGATCAGCTCTTCCGGATTCGTCCCCACGCCTTCCGCGAAGCGGGCAGCAAAGCTATACTGCGTATCCTTGAGCGTGCCGCTCTGGGTCGAGATGGTTCCTTTGCCCTCCTTGAGGGTGCCGTGCCAGATGGCGCTTGCGTAGCGATCCATACGTCGTCTCCTTTTCGTGTTCAACCGTTATTCTTCGACGGTACACGATTCGATGCTCCCTGGTTGCTCCCCGCTGGTTGAAAATTCCGCAAAGTGCGTTAGCCTTACGGAATGTCACCGCTCGATTCGGCAATCCGCGAAGAACACGAGCGCGAGAGTGCAAGCCAGTGCACTCTGCCCGCCGAACACCACCAGGTCTACTGCCCCACCTGCTCCTCACGTCTCGAAGACAGCCGCTGCAAACTCATCTGCAGGACCTGTGGATATTTCCTCAGCTGTGCGGATTTCTACTAAGGCATATCGACCTATCGTTCAAAAGGGCAATCGGGAAAGAAGTGCTCTTTCGCCCCGAAAAGGAGTGTCATTTCGACCGGAGCAGGACGGCCTTCTCGTCCTGCGGAGTGGAGAAACCCCCGTATTTCGGGAGGCACGGATTCAAAGATGCATTCTCTTGATCTCCAACACAAGGTGCCATCCCTACCGCAGGTCCTTCGACTCCGTGCTGGCGCACTTCGCTCAGGATGACACACTCCGCGGAGCCTTAAACCCTGATCGCCGGGATCAGCAATAAAGCTTCATCCCATCTCCTGCGATCATCTTAGAGAGTGCCCCCTCTCTTCACGAGAGCGCGCTCCGACCAGATGGAAGAGCAGAGGACACCTACGGGATCGCAGGAGACGAGGCGCGTCAGCCGCTTCTCTCACGCCTGGCGCGCCCTGCGGCATCGCAACTTCCGACTCTACTTCACCGGCCAGAGCATCTCGCTGGTCGGAAACTGGATCACCCGCATCGCCACCAGTTGGCTGGTCTACCGGCTCACCGGCTCAGCCTTTCTGCTGGGAGTCGTCGGCTTTGCCGGACAGATCCCGACCTTTCTGCTGGCCCCTTTCGCCGGAGTCATCGTCGAGCGCATGGACCGCCGCCGGCTGCTGGTCTGCACACAGGTGCTGGCAGGCGTTCAGTCCCTGATGCTCGCCGCGCTCACGCTGGCAAAGATCATCACCATCCACGAGATCCTCGCGCTCAGCGTCCTCCAGGGACTCATCAACGCCTTCGACATGCCCGGGCGCCAGTCCTTCCTGGTCCGGATGGTCACTCCTGAAGGAGGCAAGCCGAACAAGGAAGACCTCGGCAACGCCATCGCGCTCAACTCTTCCATCGTCAATCTTGCCCGCCTCGCCGGTCCTGCCATCGCCGGAATCATCATCGCTGCCGTCGGCGAAGGCTGGTGCTTCCTGATCGATGGCGCAAGCTACATCGCCGTCGTGGCATCCCTGCTGATGATGAATGTCAGCCGCAGCGTGACGGAAAAGCCTACCTCCTCCATGCTGGAGCAGATGCGCGAGGGCTGGTCGTATGTCACCGGCTTCAAACCCATCCGCACCATCCTCACGCTCTTCGCTCTGATCAGCCTGATGGGCATGCCCTTCATGGTGCTGATGCCGATCTTCGCCGCGCAGGTCCTGCACGGCGGTCCCAACACCTTGGGCTTTCTCACCGGAGCCTCCGGGGTCGGCGCGCTCATCTCGGCCATCTCCCTGGCGATGCGCAAGTCCGTGCGCGGACTGACGACCATGATCCAGGTCTCGGCCTTCTGCTTCGGCGCGGGACTCATCCTTTTCGGGCTATCCCATCATCTTGCGCTCTCGCTGATACTGATGCTGCTCACCGGCTTCGGCATGATGCAGGGACTCGCCGCCAGCAACACCGTCATCCAGACGCTCGTGCCCGAAGACAAGCGCGGCCGCGTGATGAGCTACTACACGATGGCCTTCGTCGGAATGGCGCCCTTCGGCAGCCTGCTGGCAGGCGCGCTCGCGCACCACTTCGGCGCTCCCCACACAGTCATGATGACCGGCTCGGCCTGCATCCTGGGCGCGCTGTGGTTCACAACGCAGTTGCCGTCTGTGCGCCGCGTCATCCGGCCTATCTATATAGAGATGGGAATTATTCCCGGGGAAGGTCAAACCGAGGAAGCTGCGGAGCACACCTTGTCGGGCAGCTAGAAGGTCTCAGCCCTCGGATGCTTCATCCTGAATAGGTGTGTTTTCCGAACCAATTAGTCTCGTATCCGGATCGCTCGTATGCACCAGGCATTAACGGGGCGCTCTGGTATCGTCATCTTGCGATGGAAAACAGGAAACAGAGGAAGAAGATTGCGGTTCGCTGGGGCGCAACATCTGCACTGTTGTTGCTGCTGGCCGGCTTTGCGTACGGCCAGAAAAAAGATGCGATTGACTGGGTCAATCCCTATATCGGCACCGGCTCCGGCAAGATCGGCTACGGCGGCACCATGCCCTTCGTCACGCCGCCCTTCGGCATGACCAACTGGACCGCGCAGACCCGGCAGAACCGCCTGAGCGTCGTCTCCTACAAGTACGAAGACACCAACATCCAGGGCTTCATGGGAACCCATCAGCCTGCCATCTGGATGGGCGATTACGGCTACGTCACCGTGGTCCCGCAGGTGGGCGATCTGCAAACCACCCCCG is a window of Edaphobacter sp. 12200R-103 DNA encoding:
- a CDS encoding glycoside hydrolase family 27 protein encodes the protein MRRCLVFVVALLAVSLPATAQQLAATPPMGWNSWNWFAGKVTDADIRKAADLMVSSGMRDAGYVYVNIDDTWQGKRDANGVLHPNEKFPDMKALADYVHSKGLKIGIYSSPGPQTCAHYEGSLGHEEQDAKMYAEWGIDYLKYDLCSFRKNMQEEHPNDVPAQNKMMIDAYEKMHQAILKTGRPIVYSLCQYGFDQSWQWAPKVGGNLWRTTDDIRAQYGSMMLIALNQAGLSKYAGPGHWNDPDMLEVGNGKLTHEENVTHMTFWAMLAAPLMAGNNLTEMSDDVRSILTNKEVIAIDQDKLGRQGDRLWAGDQIEIWSRPLSDGSVALAIFNVSHDQHNMHGLTLHLKDAGFGSGTAHARDLWSHKDLGVIKDTDVFTIPRHGAVLLKLTK
- a CDS encoding glycosyltransferase family 39 protein, giving the protein MGDPVQPGASGPGAYLTRLFSRLRVDTIVLLVACCAFLPMVFSPPHLMDDVDAVQAQIARNMLESGDWVTARLDGIAYLEKSPLIYWIMAGSYRIFGVHDWAARLPLAFLNIALCWVTARFALWAFGRRAAIYAGVILATCVGMFLFTRILIPDAALVLTITLALWSMLRLLDAEERRPGLWFLTMYLSLACGLLLKGLVAAVFPVFIGGIYLAILRQHSPCELWKRLRPLSGLAIVLLIAAPWHVLATLRNPPYFDFTMHSSPGEYHGFFWFYFFNEHLFRFLNLRYPRDYNTVPRVWFWLLHFAWLFPFSLTLPVALKRGWVHRTEMSTREAQVRLLCLVWVLFILCFFTLSTTQEYYSLPIYPALAMLLGSHLAMRERYPRVARMVLAGVLSLCLAAIVFLLVYTARVATPGDISAALTQNPEMYTLSLGHMSDLTLKAFAYLRLPLAVAGCGLLIGVAGLLHVRRTGATVAVLVLMMLAFLQAARLALVTFDPYLSSYRLVEALERAPQGDLIEGDAYYAFSATFFYTNRTALLWNGRSANLEYGSYAPGAKQIFIGDAELKAHWMSPQRTYLLAYGSDMQHLKTLLDGAFKVVAESGGNYLLCNR
- the asnB gene encoding asparagine synthase (glutamine-hydrolyzing) gives rise to the protein MCGIAGFTHATRPFLPERIYQAVASILHRGPDDQGAWQSSAISLGATRLRVIDTAAGGQPLSSEDNDYALVFNGEIYNHAELRRELRALGHAFQTTCDTEVVLRAFMQWDTACIEKLRGMFGFAVWQESRGRLVLARDRMGIKPLYYAFRGGEIYFGSELKAVFCHPEVPRQIDVEALDAYLGVNYVPGGRTLAQAVRKLTPGCFLTWQDGEISQHSYWKVARAEPCSHISLVDSAERLDYLLSESVKEHLAADVPVGVWLSGGMDSSTLLHYASQHSSTALKTFSITFHGREFNEAPYLREMAQRYSTEHFELDLGPATVTPDSVTQMAYYADEPNADAGAVPVWHLSRISAEKVTVALSGEGADELFGGYITYLADTYARRARFVPRELRRLSLHSANRLPASNKKIGLDYKLQRFLQGTLLDERSSHVFWNGTFSQMQRRDLMVVQDSTHLLKVLATIPLKGDVRRFMAFDQAYYLPDNLLVKVDRMSMAHSLEVRPAFLDHRIVEFAATLPANYCIRGRNLKLLLRKLMKDKLPQSILAKKKQGLDIPVHDWLRGHLKPLLLDTLDRKTVEESGVVSWPYLEPLIGLHMERKANYGYHLWGMLMLFLWIKQWGIQCNQEPPAPELTSLDFSAVSA
- a CDS encoding OsmC family protein translates to MDRYASAIWHGTLKEGKGTISTQSGTLKDTQYSFAARFAEGVGTNPEELIAAAHAGCFTMALSAQLTEAGFNPESIETKAVVTLDLHGEGPTITKIHLTNTSKIPNIDKAKFDELAHKAEIGCPVSKVLKAAEITLDAKLV
- a CDS encoding MFS transporter, whose amino-acid sequence is MPPLFTRARSDQMEEQRTPTGSQETRRVSRFSHAWRALRHRNFRLYFTGQSISLVGNWITRIATSWLVYRLTGSAFLLGVVGFAGQIPTFLLAPFAGVIVERMDRRRLLVCTQVLAGVQSLMLAALTLAKIITIHEILALSVLQGLINAFDMPGRQSFLVRMVTPEGGKPNKEDLGNAIALNSSIVNLARLAGPAIAGIIIAAVGEGWCFLIDGASYIAVVASLLMMNVSRSVTEKPTSSMLEQMREGWSYVTGFKPIRTILTLFALISLMGMPFMVLMPIFAAQVLHGGPNTLGFLTGASGVGALISAISLAMRKSVRGLTTMIQVSAFCFGAGLILFGLSHHLALSLILMLLTGFGMMQGLAASNTVIQTLVPEDKRGRVMSYYTMAFVGMAPFGSLLAGALAHHFGAPHTVMMTGSACILGALWFTTQLPSVRRVIRPIYIEMGIIPGEGQTEEAAEHTLSGS